In one window of Frigoriglobus tundricola DNA:
- a CDS encoding DUF4291 domain-containing protein has product MELITEPYSEQVKVWPKEGRHILAQFDSETIIVYQGYRPSIGRFAAEHGAFGGDFSYSRMSWVKPNFLWMMYRSGWGTKEEQEITLALRLRRAFFDSLLASAVPSSWDRKQFATHEDWSRGVGRSSVRVQWDPDHHPSGAKLERRAIQLGLRGERLEAFGRRELVEVIDLSEFVAEQRARLSSGGVSALITPRERVYRPADPDIASQLQLAE; this is encoded by the coding sequence GTGGAACTGATCACGGAGCCGTACTCTGAGCAAGTAAAAGTGTGGCCGAAGGAGGGGCGCCACATCCTCGCCCAGTTCGATAGCGAGACGATTATCGTGTACCAGGGGTACCGCCCGAGTATCGGCCGGTTCGCTGCTGAACATGGGGCGTTCGGTGGCGACTTCAGCTATTCCCGGATGAGCTGGGTGAAGCCGAACTTCCTGTGGATGATGTACCGCTCCGGATGGGGCACCAAAGAAGAGCAGGAAATCACGCTCGCCCTGCGACTCCGGCGGGCGTTCTTCGACTCCCTGCTCGCGTCGGCCGTGCCGTCGTCGTGGGACCGGAAGCAGTTCGCGACCCATGAGGATTGGTCGCGCGGGGTCGGCCGCTCGTCGGTGCGCGTGCAGTGGGATCCCGACCACCACCCCTCCGGGGCCAAATTGGAGCGGCGGGCCATCCAGTTGGGGCTTCGGGGAGAACGACTGGAGGCGTTCGGGCGGCGGGAGCTGGTCGAGGTCATCGACCTCTCGGAATTCGTCGCGGAGCAGCGGGCGCGGCTCTCGTCCGGCGGGGTCTCGGCACTCATCACGCCCCGCGAGCGGGTGTACCGCCCGGCCGATCCCGACATCGCATCGCAACTGCAACTCGCAGAGTAA
- the hisF gene encoding imidazole glycerol phosphate synthase subunit HisF has product MFTKRIIPCLDVDRGRVVKGTNFVGLRDAGDPVEVARRYDEQGADELVFLDISASHEGRAIMLEMVRRVAEQVFMPFTVGGGIRTIEDATQLIQAGAEKVSLNSAAVKTPELIAEVSRKFGTCATVVNIDPKRVRRAEFAARSEQARGLLPLHSGFRAPGSESDEVWEVHINGGRVPTGLDAVAWARRVVELGAGEIVLTSMDADGTKNGYDLPMLEAVSRAVNVPVVASGGAGHPEHLRRAFEAGADAALAASIFHYNEFSIPDTKAYLAAKGVPVRVVPSTRA; this is encoded by the coding sequence ATGTTCACAAAGCGGATCATCCCTTGCCTCGATGTGGACCGCGGGCGGGTGGTAAAAGGCACGAATTTCGTAGGCTTGCGCGACGCCGGCGACCCGGTCGAGGTCGCCCGCCGCTACGACGAGCAGGGCGCCGACGAACTGGTGTTCCTCGACATCTCGGCCAGCCACGAGGGCCGGGCGATCATGCTCGAGATGGTGCGCCGCGTGGCCGAACAGGTCTTCATGCCGTTCACCGTCGGCGGCGGCATCCGCACGATCGAGGACGCGACGCAACTGATTCAGGCCGGCGCGGAAAAGGTGAGTCTCAACTCGGCCGCCGTGAAAACGCCCGAACTGATCGCTGAAGTGTCGCGCAAGTTCGGCACCTGTGCCACGGTGGTGAACATCGACCCCAAACGAGTTCGGCGCGCGGAGTTCGCAGCGCGGAGTGAGCAAGCCCGCGGCCTCTTGCCTTTGCACTCCGGGTTCCGCGCTCCGGGTTCCGAGTCCGACGAGGTGTGGGAGGTCCACATCAACGGCGGCCGCGTGCCGACGGGGCTGGACGCGGTCGCCTGGGCGCGGCGGGTGGTCGAACTCGGGGCCGGCGAAATCGTCCTCACATCGATGGACGCCGACGGCACGAAGAACGGGTACGACCTGCCGATGCTCGAGGCCGTGAGCCGGGCGGTGAACGTGCCGGTGGTCGCCAGCGGCGGGGCCGGGCACCCCGAGCACCTGCGGCGCGCCTTCGAGGCGGGCGCCGACGCGGCCCTCGCCGCCAGCATCTTCCACTACAACGAGTTTTCGATCCCGGACACGAAAGCGTACCTGGCCGCGAAAGGGGTTCCCGTTCGCGTCGTCCCTTCCACACGCGCTTAG
- a CDS encoding type IV pilus twitching motility protein PilT, with the protein MPPPASPPPPPAPYVPISINSPEPGLKVAALPPGEPQINQLFRTVMLHKGSDLHLKSGLPGMMRLRGVIQKMNTPVLTQETLEKLIFPILREKDKKVLEDTGGADFAHVIGNDEARYRVNLLKQRGRFAMVARLVNQTIPTFEKLGLPATIEKLCHYEQGMVLLAGVTGSGKSTTIASMLDYMNQTEALHILTIEDPIEFVFTDKMSIVNQREVYIDVCDWHTALKHAVREDPDVILVGEMRDSETFESAVHAAETGHVVFGTIHASNAYSTVDRILGLFPPSQHGAVRQSLVFNLRAVVAQKLVPSCIPGVSRVPTNEIMIVNPTIREIILKAQDAKLLDAIRAFYNEGMMDFNKNLEDLCLGGRIDKATALEFSPNPEQLRMALKGIKVAASGLV; encoded by the coding sequence ATGCCGCCCCCCGCTTCGCCGCCGCCGCCCCCGGCCCCGTATGTGCCCATTTCGATCAACTCGCCGGAACCGGGGCTGAAGGTCGCCGCGCTCCCGCCGGGCGAGCCGCAGATCAACCAGTTGTTCCGCACGGTGATGCTGCACAAGGGCTCCGACCTGCACCTGAAGTCCGGCCTGCCGGGCATGATGCGGCTCCGCGGCGTCATCCAGAAGATGAACACGCCGGTCCTCACGCAGGAGACGCTCGAAAAGCTCATCTTCCCCATACTGCGCGAGAAGGACAAAAAGGTTCTGGAGGACACCGGCGGGGCCGACTTCGCCCACGTGATCGGTAACGACGAGGCCCGCTACCGCGTGAACCTGCTGAAGCAGCGCGGCCGGTTCGCGATGGTCGCCCGGCTCGTGAACCAGACCATCCCGACGTTCGAGAAGCTCGGCCTGCCGGCGACCATCGAAAAACTGTGCCACTACGAACAGGGCATGGTGCTGCTCGCCGGCGTGACCGGGTCGGGCAAATCGACCACCATCGCGTCGATGCTCGACTACATGAACCAGACCGAGGCGCTGCACATCCTCACGATCGAGGACCCGATCGAGTTCGTGTTCACGGACAAGATGTCCATCGTGAACCAGCGCGAGGTGTACATCGACGTGTGCGACTGGCACACCGCCCTCAAGCACGCGGTCCGCGAGGACCCGGACGTGATCCTCGTGGGCGAGATGCGGGACTCCGAAACGTTCGAGTCGGCGGTCCACGCGGCCGAAACCGGGCACGTCGTGTTCGGGACGATTCACGCCTCGAACGCGTACAGCACGGTGGACCGCATCCTGGGCCTGTTTCCGCCGAGCCAGCACGGGGCCGTGCGCCAGTCGCTCGTGTTCAACCTGCGGGCGGTGGTGGCCCAGAAGCTCGTGCCGTCGTGCATCCCGGGCGTGTCGCGGGTGCCCACGAACGAGATCATGATCGTTAACCCGACGATCCGCGAGATCATCCTGAAGGCCCAGGACGCGAAGCTCCTGGACGCGATCCGCGCGTTCTACAACGAAGGCATGATGGACTTCAACAAGAACCTGGAAGACCTGTGCCTCGGCGGGCGCATCGATAAGGCGACGGCGCTGGAGTTCTCGCCGAACCCCGAGCAGCTCCGCATGGCCCTCAAGGGCATCAAGGTGGCCGCGAGCGGTCTGGTGTAA
- a CDS encoding DEAD/DEAH box helicase, translated as MLTPPTNGDDWTVPETGSKHVPSDEPVDELPPDSEAAADGEETDDPESEPGDPADDPDHESAPPPEVDPAMTFADLKLIRPLMDAITHAGYTHPTPIQEAVIPPALRGKDVIGQAQTGTGKTAAFLIPFLNRWRPHTLKGPIGLVMTPTRELALQIATEADRLAPSTRFRTVPVYGGTGMQRQLTGLARGCDLVAGTPGRVLDHLQRGSLSLSQVRYAVLDEADRMLDIGFRDDIERILKRCPTERQTLLMSATVPDAIKRLVNRYMRDPVHLNMTPDTPTVDKIRQSYFTVDADRKFELLKRVVEREKPRQCLIFVERKRWADNLYRDLKRAVPKAAVIHGDLPQTQREKIMAAFRTGDIKYLIATDVMSRGIDVSDLSHVINYDLPMDIENYVHRIGRTGRIGKDGIAISFVLPEQGELLTNIEMMINRLIEADRIEGFEAAAPRANRPPAEVKVVFSGLDSVKPPPKPDGEDDGWGDDAPPAAPAAGDGDQPKKPVFGRRNKRYSQRL; from the coding sequence GTGTTGACCCCCCCAACAAACGGGGACGACTGGACTGTTCCCGAAACCGGATCGAAACACGTCCCGTCCGACGAGCCGGTTGACGAACTGCCCCCCGATTCGGAAGCCGCAGCCGACGGCGAAGAGACCGACGACCCCGAATCGGAACCCGGCGACCCGGCGGACGACCCCGACCACGAATCGGCCCCGCCACCGGAAGTCGATCCGGCCATGACGTTTGCGGATCTGAAGCTCATTCGGCCGCTGATGGACGCGATCACCCACGCCGGGTACACGCACCCCACGCCGATCCAGGAAGCCGTCATCCCGCCGGCCCTCCGCGGCAAGGACGTGATCGGCCAGGCCCAGACCGGCACCGGGAAGACGGCCGCGTTCCTCATCCCCTTCCTCAACCGCTGGCGCCCGCACACCCTCAAGGGGCCGATCGGCCTCGTGATGACCCCCACCCGCGAACTCGCGCTCCAGATCGCCACCGAGGCCGACCGGCTCGCGCCGAGCACGAGGTTCCGGACCGTGCCCGTGTACGGCGGCACCGGGATGCAGCGCCAGCTCACCGGGCTGGCCCGCGGCTGCGACCTCGTGGCCGGGACGCCCGGCCGGGTCCTCGACCACCTCCAGCGCGGCTCGCTGTCGCTGTCCCAGGTCCGCTACGCGGTGCTAGACGAGGCCGACCGGATGCTGGACATCGGCTTCCGCGACGACATCGAGCGCATCCTGAAGCGGTGCCCGACCGAGCGCCAGACGCTGCTCATGTCGGCCACCGTCCCGGACGCGATCAAGCGCCTCGTGAACCGGTACATGCGCGACCCGGTCCACCTGAACATGACGCCGGACACGCCCACGGTAGACAAGATCCGGCAGAGCTACTTCACCGTGGACGCGGACCGTAAGTTCGAGCTGCTCAAGCGCGTCGTCGAGCGCGAGAAGCCCCGCCAGTGCCTGATCTTCGTCGAACGGAAGCGCTGGGCCGACAACCTGTACCGCGACCTCAAGCGGGCGGTCCCGAAGGCCGCGGTGATCCACGGCGACCTGCCGCAGACGCAGCGCGAAAAGATCATGGCCGCGTTCCGCACCGGCGACATCAAGTACCTCATCGCGACCGACGTGATGAGCCGCGGCATCGACGTGTCCGACCTGTCGCACGTCATCAACTACGACCTCCCGATGGACATCGAGAACTACGTCCACCGGATCGGCCGCACCGGGCGCATCGGCAAGGACGGGATCGCCATCTCGTTCGTGCTGCCGGAGCAGGGCGAGCTGCTGACCAACATCGAGATGATGATCAACCGCCTGATCGAGGCCGACCGGATCGAGGGGTTCGAGGCGGCCGCCCCGCGGGCGAACCGCCCGCCGGCGGAGGTGAAGGTGGTCTTCTCCGGCCTGGACTCCGTCAAGCCCCCCCCGAAACCCGACGGCGAGGACGACGGCTGGGGCGACGACGCGCCCCCGGCCGCACCGGCCGCCGGGGACGGCGATCAACCGAAGAAACCCGTATTCGGCCGCCGCAACAAGCGTTACAGCCAGCGGCTGTAA
- a CDS encoding RNA polymerase sigma factor yields MPLAAPPAAPSDAALLTRFAAGDRTALDDLFRRYRSVAYRVAYRLLGREADALDAVQDGFVNALKHLDRFGGRSSFKTWLLRVVCNAALDIGRQRKRAERVSQAPRDAAPDRFGPDDRAPADAGLVRADLRRMIDEALARLPEPQRETFVLHVEGDLTYREVADALGISIGTVMSRLFYARQKLKDLLAHCHQP; encoded by the coding sequence ATGCCGCTTGCCGCACCGCCCGCCGCCCCGTCGGACGCCGCGCTCCTGACGCGGTTCGCGGCCGGGGACCGCACGGCGCTCGACGACCTGTTCCGGCGCTACCGGAGCGTCGCGTACCGGGTCGCCTACCGCCTCCTCGGCCGCGAGGCCGACGCCCTCGACGCCGTTCAGGACGGGTTCGTGAACGCCCTGAAGCACCTGGACCGATTCGGCGGCCGCAGTTCGTTCAAGACGTGGCTGCTCCGGGTGGTTTGCAACGCGGCCCTCGATATCGGGCGGCAGCGGAAACGGGCCGAGCGCGTGTCCCAGGCGCCACGCGACGCCGCGCCCGATCGTTTCGGGCCGGACGACCGGGCGCCCGCCGACGCCGGACTCGTGCGGGCCGACCTGCGGCGTATGATCGATGAGGCGCTCGCGCGGCTGCCCGAGCCCCAGCGCGAGACGTTCGTCTTGCACGTCGAGGGCGATCTGACCTACCGTGAGGTCGCCGACGCGCTAGGAATCTCGATCGGAACGGTAATGAGCCGCCTATTTTACGCCCGACAAAAACTCAAAGACCTCCTGGCCCACTGTCACCAGCCATGA
- a CDS encoding KdsC family phosphatase — protein sequence MNDLDDRSARAAAIELLLLDVDGVLTDGSVIYADDGAELKRFHVRDGSGLKLWHTAGKRSAIVSGRTSAAVTRRAAELGTAPVLQGRDDKSAALADVLAATGLTPAQVCAIGDDLPDLPLLRQCGLAVAVADACPEVRAAAHFVTDAPGGRGAVRAAIEWLLKAQGRWTELTARYTGG from the coding sequence GTGAATGACCTCGACGATCGGTCCGCCCGCGCCGCCGCCATTGAACTGCTCCTACTCGACGTGGACGGCGTACTCACCGACGGCAGCGTCATCTACGCGGACGACGGGGCCGAGCTGAAACGGTTCCACGTCCGCGACGGGTCGGGGTTGAAGTTGTGGCACACCGCGGGTAAGCGGTCGGCCATCGTTTCGGGGCGAACGTCGGCGGCCGTCACGCGCCGGGCGGCGGAACTGGGCACCGCCCCGGTCCTTCAGGGGCGCGACGACAAGTCCGCCGCCCTCGCGGACGTGCTGGCCGCGACCGGGCTGACCCCGGCCCAGGTCTGCGCGATCGGCGACGACCTCCCCGACCTGCCGCTCTTGCGACAGTGCGGGCTGGCGGTCGCCGTCGCGGACGCGTGCCCGGAGGTGCGGGCCGCGGCCCACTTTGTGACCGACGCGCCGGGCGGGCGCGGGGCGGTCCGGGCGGCGATCGAGTGGCTGTTGAAGGCACAGGGCCGGTGGACCGAACTGACCGCCCGGTACACGGGCGGGTAA
- a CDS encoding KpsF/GutQ family sugar-phosphate isomerase: protein MTDTTARSFDRLAFARGVLRAEAASLDVVAGRLDDGFERVAEALLTCRGRVAVIGVGKSADVGQKTVGTFNSTGTRAYTLDATRAVHGDLGAVHPDDVALLLSHSGESEELLRLLAPLKRLVTALVAITGNADGTLARAADAAIVYGPVKEACPLALAPSTSTTVMMALGDALAFALLEQRQFTADEFARFHPAGTLGRKLAVVADHMRQGDELRVAPETDTVRAVFARVRHSGRRTGAIMLVDADGRLAGLFTDSDLARLFENRQDGAIDAPIAGVMTRTPVVVAPDARVSVALDVLRTRKFSELPVVDADGRPIGMLDITDVIGLEPPAAGAESRPPLRILGRKSA from the coding sequence ATGACCGACACCACCGCCCGCTCGTTTGATCGGTTGGCGTTCGCCCGCGGCGTTTTGCGCGCCGAAGCCGCGTCGCTCGATGTCGTCGCGGGCCGCCTCGACGACGGGTTCGAGCGCGTCGCCGAAGCGCTCTTGACGTGCCGCGGGCGGGTCGCGGTGATCGGCGTGGGCAAATCCGCCGACGTCGGGCAAAAAACCGTCGGCACCTTCAACTCCACCGGCACCCGCGCGTACACCCTCGACGCCACCCGGGCCGTTCACGGCGACCTCGGCGCCGTTCACCCGGACGACGTGGCGCTGCTCCTCTCCCACAGCGGCGAGTCCGAAGAACTGCTCCGCCTGCTGGCCCCGTTGAAGCGGCTCGTGACGGCCCTCGTCGCGATCACCGGGAACGCCGACGGGACGCTCGCCCGGGCCGCGGACGCGGCCATCGTGTACGGGCCGGTCAAGGAAGCGTGCCCGTTGGCGCTCGCCCCGAGCACCAGTACGACGGTCATGATGGCCCTCGGCGACGCGCTCGCGTTCGCACTGCTCGAACAGCGGCAGTTCACCGCCGACGAGTTCGCCCGCTTCCACCCGGCCGGCACGCTCGGCCGCAAGCTCGCGGTCGTTGCGGACCACATGCGGCAGGGCGACGAGCTGCGCGTCGCGCCGGAAACGGATACCGTCCGCGCGGTGTTCGCCCGTGTGAGGCACAGCGGCCGGCGGACCGGGGCGATCATGCTCGTGGACGCGGACGGCCGGCTCGCGGGCCTGTTCACCGACAGCGACCTCGCCCGGCTGTTCGAGAACCGTCAGGATGGTGCGATCGACGCGCCGATCGCCGGCGTGATGACGCGCACCCCCGTGGTGGTTGCACCGGACGCGCGGGTGTCGGTCGCGCTGGACGTGCTGAGGACGCGGAAGTTTAGTGAACTGCCGGTGGTGGACGCGGACGGGCGCCCGATCGGCATGCTCGATATCACCGATGTGATCGGACTCGAACCGCCCGCCGCGGGGGCCGAATCGCGCCCGCCGCTGCGCATTCTCGGACGCAAGAGCGCGTAA
- a CDS encoding gluzincin family metallopeptidase, translating to MVRFKVSALVAAGAAVLFYLGVGWSNEGAPTEPPGPAHPPQGTSGERQLVPSTVVNDWPSNKPTATGADARADEVGSQFRSPNFVVHAPTPMMARVIASEAEFHRRALALKWLGQELPAWSKPCVVRFTVNHGASGGATTFTFGKNPAGEPVLTSASMELRDSFVQALNSTLPHEIMHTVLASHFGKQLPRWADEGIAVTAESDEEQFNHDVRVRELLNAGRGIRLRALLPMTEYPRDMIVLYAEGHSLARFLASRPAVATVLQDFPTVGTMFPITGEDRHRRLIAFVQLGTRDNTVESWSKAAKDVYGFNSIDELEEAWMTSLKQPPSRVKPKAGQAPVPTKQNAEDNRIPPARLPTEPLPVPPKP from the coding sequence ATGGTCCGATTCAAAGTGTCGGCGCTGGTCGCGGCGGGGGCCGCCGTCCTGTTTTACCTCGGTGTCGGCTGGTCGAACGAGGGTGCTCCGACCGAACCGCCGGGTCCCGCTCATCCTCCCCAGGGCACTTCGGGCGAAAGACAACTCGTTCCTTCAACCGTGGTGAACGATTGGCCCTCCAACAAGCCAACAGCGACGGGTGCGGACGCACGAGCGGATGAGGTCGGCAGCCAGTTCCGTTCGCCGAACTTCGTCGTTCACGCGCCCACCCCAATGATGGCCCGCGTGATCGCCTCTGAGGCCGAGTTCCACCGTCGCGCGCTCGCCCTCAAGTGGCTGGGGCAGGAGCTGCCCGCGTGGTCGAAGCCGTGTGTGGTCCGCTTCACGGTCAATCACGGCGCGAGCGGCGGTGCCACCACGTTCACGTTCGGCAAGAACCCGGCCGGTGAGCCGGTCCTGACATCGGCCAGCATGGAACTGCGGGACAGTTTCGTCCAGGCGCTGAACAGCACACTCCCGCACGAGATCATGCACACGGTTCTTGCCTCGCACTTCGGCAAGCAACTGCCGCGCTGGGCGGATGAGGGTATAGCAGTCACGGCCGAATCGGACGAGGAACAGTTCAACCACGATGTCCGCGTTCGCGAACTCCTGAACGCCGGGCGCGGCATACGGCTCCGCGCGCTACTTCCTATGACCGAATATCCGCGAGATATGATCGTGCTGTACGCGGAAGGGCACTCGCTGGCCCGGTTCCTGGCGAGTCGACCCGCCGTAGCAACCGTTCTGCAGGATTTCCCGACCGTCGGAACAATGTTCCCGATCACGGGCGAGGACCGCCACCGCCGGTTGATCGCCTTTGTTCAACTGGGAACACGGGACAACACGGTCGAGTCGTGGTCGAAGGCGGCGAAGGACGTGTACGGCTTCAACTCGATCGACGAACTGGAAGAGGCGTGGATGACGTCACTGAAGCAGCCGCCGAGTCGGGTGAAACCGAAAGCGGGCCAGGCTCCTGTTCCAACGAAACAGAACGCGGAGGATAATCGTATCCCACCCGCCCGACTACCGACCGAACCGCTTCCCGTGCCGCCCAAGCCGTGA
- a CDS encoding RNA polymerase sigma factor — MPVPLHKLCPTADAVAPDAELLDRFTTHRDERAFAELVRRHGPLVQRICRRLSPAVADDAFQSVFLALACRAGSVRAPGALAGWLVGVAGRIARQMRTAEQLRTNRLREAGARPLAVEPPDRTEHTDLAAALDDELTRLPDRLRDPIVLCLVLGQTHEQAAAELGGSTRTLRRRLERAKSVLRARLARRGSRRRSRRRWSPAPAPRGDRSPWNWSGSRYRWCRSSPKAGRSRERSSPYMEV; from the coding sequence ATGCCCGTTCCCCTTCACAAGCTCTGTCCCACCGCCGACGCGGTCGCGCCGGACGCCGAACTCCTCGATCGCTTCACCACGCACCGGGACGAACGCGCGTTCGCCGAACTCGTCCGCCGACACGGGCCGCTCGTCCAGCGCATCTGCCGGCGGCTGTCTCCGGCCGTCGCGGACGACGCGTTTCAGTCCGTGTTCCTCGCCCTGGCGTGTCGGGCCGGTTCGGTCCGCGCGCCGGGCGCGCTCGCGGGGTGGCTCGTTGGCGTCGCCGGCCGCATCGCCCGGCAAATGCGGACCGCCGAACAACTCCGGACCAACCGCCTGCGCGAAGCCGGCGCCCGACCCCTCGCTGTGGAACCGCCCGACCGCACCGAACACACGGATCTGGCCGCCGCGCTCGACGATGAACTGACCCGGTTGCCGGACCGGCTCCGCGATCCGATCGTTCTGTGCCTCGTTTTGGGGCAAACGCACGAACAGGCGGCCGCCGAACTGGGCGGCAGCACCCGCACATTGCGCCGGCGCCTCGAACGGGCCAAGTCGGTCCTCCGCGCCCGGCTCGCGCGCCGCGGATCGCGCCGGCGGTCGCGGCGGCGCTGGTCGCCGGCACCGGCGCCCCGGGGCGATCGGTCTCCCTGGAATTGGTCCGGCTCACGGTATCGGTGGTGTCGCAGTTCCCCGAAGGCGGGGCGCTCCCGCGAGCGCTCGTCGCCGTACATGGAGGTGTGA
- a CDS encoding RNA polymerase sigma factor gives MTDLARLRQLVATTAAASDADLLDRFVADRDGPAFAALVHRHGPMVLAVCRRVLRHRQDAEDAFQATFLVLARRAETIKPQSLLGNWLYGVAYRTALGARRVTAARRVREARAAALRTGEELPDDGLAAELREALDRELAALPDAYRAAVVACDLEGLHRRDAAVRLGWTEGTLSSRLARARALLTRRLARYGLVVPAAGLAAIVAPAAVAGELLEPTIRFGKLVAVGEAAVAAPVAALMEGTMKTMFLAKFKALAAAVVVGCAVSVTAVAGWRAEEGGTADPTPQEPGKVAEAPKPTAPKAEKQPRVARNADKERIAELEREREILLAELAKLHDRLAKLEAVAKEADAKRMAEEQLKAHLVIEQERLRSIAEQLRTPRTPPTPPVAPVPPAPPTPPRGNSALPPPAVKPPVTSPPAPPVPDVTLPPLALPNREGAIAPPRPEPAPKPPLAPLPPLVLPQPEPINSAQPEPVPTPNSSANQPNRTGGTQAKVKAVVRVYSVSELASDDKEGDALVKVLRAVVEPKSWGADAGVEYLPGRKVLVVRQTAEAHDQVSELLVLLRGQKTPAKK, from the coding sequence ATGACTGACCTCGCTCGCCTGCGGCAACTGGTCGCTACGACCGCCGCCGCCTCCGATGCGGACCTCCTCGATCGGTTCGTGGCCGACCGGGACGGGCCGGCGTTCGCCGCGCTCGTTCACCGGCACGGGCCGATGGTGCTGGCCGTGTGTCGGCGCGTGTTGCGCCACCGCCAGGACGCCGAAGACGCCTTCCAGGCCACGTTCCTCGTCCTGGCCCGCCGCGCGGAAACGATCAAGCCTCAATCTCTCCTTGGCAACTGGCTGTACGGCGTCGCGTACCGGACGGCGCTCGGTGCCCGGCGGGTGACCGCCGCCCGCCGCGTGCGTGAGGCACGGGCCGCAGCGCTGCGTACCGGAGAGGAGTTACCCGACGACGGTCTCGCGGCCGAACTGCGCGAAGCCCTTGACCGGGAACTCGCGGCGCTCCCGGACGCGTACCGGGCGGCCGTGGTGGCGTGCGACCTGGAAGGGCTGCACCGGCGCGACGCGGCCGTTCGGCTCGGGTGGACCGAGGGCACGCTGTCCAGCCGCCTCGCACGAGCCCGTGCGCTCCTCACCCGGCGGCTGGCACGGTACGGGCTCGTGGTCCCGGCCGCCGGGCTCGCCGCGATTGTCGCGCCGGCCGCGGTGGCAGGTGAGTTGCTCGAACCGACGATTCGATTTGGAAAACTGGTGGCAGTCGGAGAGGCGGCGGTCGCCGCCCCGGTGGCCGCGCTGATGGAGGGGACGATGAAGACGATGTTTCTGGCCAAGTTCAAAGCCCTGGCCGCCGCCGTGGTGGTCGGGTGCGCCGTCTCGGTGACTGCCGTCGCCGGGTGGCGGGCCGAGGAGGGCGGCACCGCAGACCCCACGCCACAGGAACCCGGGAAGGTGGCGGAAGCGCCGAAGCCGACCGCGCCAAAAGCGGAAAAGCAACCGCGGGTCGCTCGGAACGCGGATAAGGAACGGATCGCCGAACTGGAACGGGAACGAGAGATCCTGCTGGCAGAGTTGGCCAAACTCCACGACCGGTTGGCCAAGCTCGAAGCCGTCGCAAAAGAAGCCGATGCGAAACGCATGGCAGAAGAGCAACTGAAGGCTCATCTTGTGATCGAACAGGAGCGCTTACGTAGTATAGCCGAGCAACTGCGGACACCTCGGACTCCTCCAACGCCGCCGGTCGCTCCTGTACCGCCTGCGCCGCCCACACCTCCGCGGGGGAATAGTGCTCTCCCTCCGCCGGCCGTGAAGCCTCCGGTGACGAGCCCGCCCGCTCCGCCGGTGCCTGATGTCACGCTCCCGCCTCTCGCGCTCCCCAACCGTGAAGGGGCGATCGCGCCTCCCCGCCCCGAACCCGCCCCGAAACCACCCCTGGCTCCGCTTCCGCCCCTCGTACTCCCCCAACCGGAGCCGATCAATTCCGCCCAACCGGAACCCGTTCCGACACCTAACTCCTCTGCGAACCAGCCGAATCGCACGGGCGGTACGCAGGCGAAAGTGAAAGCCGTTGTGCGGGTTTACTCGGTGAGCGAGTTGGCCTCTGACGACAAGGAGGGCGACGCGCTGGTCAAGGTGCTGCGAGCGGTTGTTGAGCCGAAGTCCTGGGGCGCCGACGCCGGGGTCGAGTACCTGCCGGGGCGCAAGGTGCTGGTGGTTCGCCAGACGGCGGAGGCGCACGATCAGGTGAGCGAACTCCTGGTCCTGCTCCGCGGGCAGAAAACGCCCGCCAAGAAGTAA
- a CDS encoding acylphosphatase — protein sequence MAKVVYYSGDVQGVGFRATTVWIARLHPDVHGWVRNLADGRVELLAHGVADAIEAFLADVRKQMAEHIATEDVMERDLGEPLNGFRIVS from the coding sequence ATGGCCAAAGTTGTGTACTATTCCGGTGATGTGCAGGGCGTTGGGTTCCGTGCAACCACCGTATGGATCGCCCGTCTCCATCCCGACGTGCACGGATGGGTGAGGAACCTTGCTGACGGCCGCGTCGAGTTGCTCGCGCACGGAGTTGCCGACGCCATTGAGGCGTTTCTGGCCGACGTCCGCAAACAGATGGCCGAGCACATCGCGACCGAAGACGTGATGGAGCGCGATCTGGGTGAGCCGCTGAACGGGTTCCGGATCGTCTCGTGA